In one window of Gudongella oleilytica DNA:
- the htpG gene encoding molecular chaperone HtpG codes for MIVEKKQFQAESKRLLDLMINSIYTHKEIFLRELISNASDAIDKIYYKALTDDSIQFNKDDYFIKVETDDENRTLKITDTGIGMTREELEDNLGTIAKSGSLQFKKDVELKDGYDIIGQFGVGFYSAFMVADKVEVVSRAFGEDEAWRWVSEGAEGYTIEPSEKDQIGTEITLTLKKSSEDEDYDQYLDEYTLKGIIKKYSDFIRYPIRMEISEYKKNEETDKYETVKEEKTINSMIPIWRKSRKELKDEDYENFYSEKHFGFDKPAKWTHISIDGAVRYDAILYIPEKAPYDYYTREYEKGLELYSSGVLIMNKCPELLPDYFSFVKGVVDSEDLSLNISREMLQHDRQLKLMAKKIEEKIKDELASMLKNEREKYVEFFKTFGKQLKFGIYSDFGMNREKLEDLLMFQSSKDKELVTLAEYVDRMPEDQPFIYYAAGDSVSRLEKLPQTELLRDKGYEILYFTDEVDEFAIRMIPKYKEKEFRNVSGSDLGLKEQEKEVVEDNEKELFEKMKDILGDKVKSVRPSNRLKSHPVCFASEGEISIEMEKILSSMPNAEGVHADKVLELNQSHPIFEKLKNAEKDDPERFALYTELLYDQARLIEGLPLEDPVEFANRVAKLM; via the coding sequence ATGATTGTGGAGAAAAAGCAATTTCAGGCAGAGTCAAAGCGTCTCTTGGATCTGATGATCAACTCGATCTATACCCATAAGGAGATTTTCCTGAGGGAGCTGATCTCAAATGCATCGGATGCGATAGACAAGATTTATTATAAAGCCCTGACCGACGATTCGATCCAGTTCAACAAGGATGATTACTTCATCAAGGTTGAGACTGACGATGAAAACAGGACTCTCAAGATAACCGACACCGGAATAGGTATGACCAGAGAGGAGCTTGAGGATAATCTCGGTACAATAGCAAAAAGTGGCAGCCTTCAATTCAAAAAGGATGTAGAATTGAAGGATGGCTATGATATTATCGGTCAGTTCGGAGTAGGCTTCTATTCTGCTTTCATGGTGGCAGATAAGGTTGAAGTTGTATCCAGAGCATTCGGAGAAGACGAGGCGTGGAGATGGGTTTCAGAAGGAGCGGAGGGCTATACCATAGAACCTTCTGAGAAAGATCAGATTGGTACCGAAATAACCCTTACCCTCAAGAAAAGCAGCGAGGATGAGGACTACGACCAATACCTTGATGAATATACACTAAAGGGCATCATTAAGAAGTACTCTGACTTCATCAGGTATCCTATAAGGATGGAGATATCAGAATACAAGAAAAACGAAGAAACTGATAAATATGAGACCGTTAAGGAAGAAAAGACGATAAACAGCATGATACCCATCTGGAGAAAGAGCAGAAAAGAGCTTAAGGACGAGGATTACGAGAACTTCTATTCCGAGAAGCACTTTGGTTTCGATAAGCCTGCTAAATGGACCCATATAAGCATAGATGGTGCAGTTAGATACGATGCTATCCTCTATATCCCTGAGAAGGCACCCTACGATTACTATACCAGAGAGTACGAAAAGGGTCTGGAGTTATATTCAAGCGGAGTTCTCATAATGAACAAATGCCCTGAGTTGTTGCCTGACTACTTCAGCTTCGTCAAAGGCGTCGTAGATTCAGAGGATCTCTCCCTGAATATATCAAGGGAGATGCTGCAGCACGACAGACAGCTTAAGCTGATGGCAAAGAAAATTGAAGAGAAGATCAAGGACGAGCTTGCTTCGATGCTTAAAAACGAAAGAGAGAAGTATGTAGAATTTTTCAAGACCTTTGGAAAACAGCTCAAATTTGGCATATACTCAGATTTTGGCATGAACAGGGAAAAGCTCGAAGATCTGTTGATGTTCCAATCCTCAAAGGACAAGGAGCTTGTAACCCTTGCAGAGTATGTTGACAGAATGCCAGAGGACCAGCCTTTTATCTATTATGCAGCAGGGGACTCGGTTTCAAGGCTTGAGAAGCTGCCGCAGACTGAGTTGCTTAGGGACAAGGGATATGAGATACTTTACTTTACTGATGAGGTGGATGAATTTGCAATAAGGATGATCCCCAAATATAAGGAAAAGGAATTCAGGAATGTTTCTGGAAGTGACCTTGGACTAAAGGAACAGGAAAAGGAAGTAGTTGAGGATAATGAGAAAGAGCTGTTTGAAAAGATGAAGGATATTCTCGGGGACAAGGTTAAGTCAGTAAGACCCTCAAATAGGCTTAAGAGTCATCCGGTGTGCTTCGCAAGCGAGGGTGAGATATCCATAGAAATGGAGAAGATATTAAGTTCCATGCCAAATGCCGAGGGAGTGCACGCAGACAAGGTACTTGAGCTAAACCAATCACACCCGATATTCGAGAAGCTTAAGAATGCCGAAAAAGATGATCCTGAGAGATTCGCTTTATACACTGAGCTCCTGTACGATCAGGCGAGATTGATCGAGGGACTTCCACTTGAGGATCCGGTTGAATTTGCAAACAGGGTCGCAAAACTGATGTAG
- a CDS encoding transglutaminase domain-containing protein, with product MTKKRKILVVLIIILVVPIITIGVLYAKFENDYKEASIMFEDGDYTGYLNNMEHLDFYIKTEEDRNRVDYATAMRMLDLGKFDDAYELFTKISSFKDSENRAKESLYYMARVHIQNSNWNQASEIFALIEDYNDSSELLKYCKYNYAMDLIRSKKLTSAVDVLKTIQGYADSDEYIQKCLYKIGELSYEEGNFEEARKIFEGLGDYENSRHILQQMIINEKLSITNTNFPDPVDIQAIPKSTQDLIQILRYMIHNNQLKYSITYYSEVDTDELSENLYEAYLYVISNYVEEFSHIDFYNTDVYLNDSNNQVLTIRLGNSSIAKMKTHLKEFRSESYEIILDLIESGKLKPGMSQRDMAKVLYIWVAQNLRYDYSFGDESFSGYGAVNSGLAVCNGYTALYNQLCKIVGIDVIGVHGIVDPKSDQPDHIWTYANLDGNKTYIDVTWGDPSPYDDETYDLDYFAVDESFMRKSRRWDVDKFILD from the coding sequence ATGACAAAAAAAAGAAAAATACTGGTAGTTTTAATTATTATACTGGTTGTACCGATTATTACAATTGGAGTCCTGTATGCAAAATTTGAAAATGATTACAAGGAAGCATCAATAATGTTTGAAGATGGGGATTACACAGGATATTTGAACAATATGGAGCATCTGGATTTTTATATTAAGACCGAAGAAGACAGGAACAGGGTGGACTATGCTACAGCTATGAGGATGCTTGATCTTGGAAAATTTGATGATGCATATGAATTGTTTACTAAAATAAGTAGTTTCAAGGATAGCGAAAATAGAGCCAAAGAGAGCTTGTATTACATGGCACGCGTGCATATTCAAAATTCCAACTGGAATCAGGCTTCTGAAATTTTCGCATTAATTGAAGACTACAATGATAGCAGTGAGCTATTGAAGTATTGCAAGTATAATTACGCTATGGATTTAATCAGATCAAAAAAGCTTACTTCAGCAGTCGATGTACTTAAGACAATACAAGGATATGCTGATTCAGACGAGTATATTCAAAAATGCTTGTATAAAATTGGTGAATTAAGCTACGAGGAAGGAAATTTTGAGGAAGCAAGAAAAATCTTTGAAGGGCTGGGTGACTATGAAAACAGTAGACATATTTTACAGCAAATGATAATCAACGAAAAGCTGTCAATTACCAATACCAACTTTCCAGACCCTGTCGACATACAAGCAATTCCAAAATCTACACAGGATCTGATACAGATCTTAAGGTATATGATCCACAACAATCAGCTTAAATACAGCATAACCTATTACTCGGAAGTCGATACAGATGAGTTGAGTGAGAACCTTTATGAAGCATATCTGTATGTTATAAGCAATTATGTGGAAGAATTCTCACATATTGATTTTTATAATACCGACGTATATCTAAACGATAGCAACAACCAGGTATTAACAATCCGGTTGGGAAACAGCAGCATTGCCAAAATGAAAACACATCTCAAAGAATTCAGATCAGAATCATATGAGATAATCCTGGATTTAATTGAAAGCGGAAAGCTAAAACCAGGCATGTCACAGCGTGATATGGCCAAGGTTTTGTATATCTGGGTCGCACAGAATCTTAGATACGACTATAGCTTCGGAGATGAAAGTTTTTCAGGCTATGGAGCTGTCAATAGTGGGTTGGCAGTATGCAACGGTTATACCGCATTATACAATCAACTTTGCAAAATAGTAGGTATCGATGTGATTGGAGTTCACGGAATAGTAGACCCAAAGTCTGATCAACCTGACCATATTTGGACATATGCAAATCTGGACGGGAATAAAACCTACATAGATGTTACCTGGGGAGATCCCAGTCCGTATGATGATGAGACATATGACCTGGATTATTTCGCAGTAGATGAAAGCTTTATGAGAAAAAGCAGGAGATGGGATGTTGATAAATTTATCCTGGACTAA
- a CDS encoding amino acid ABC transporter substrate-binding protein — MTMKKGTLLMVVAMLVLAILVTGCAPNTPAAETKVLVVGLDDTFAPMGFRNEKNEIVGFDVDLALEVAARNGWEIQFQPIDWAMKETELNAGNIDMIWNGYTITEERKEKVNFSDPYLANAQIIVTMAGSDIETLADLAGRAVATQAESSSLDAARAKAGFVESLKDGKLIEYATFNEVFNDLESGRTEAIIVDEVLARYYMNNKGGDAYKVLEENLGPEEFGVGVRKDDTELLDALNAALNEMKEDGTYDEIYGKWFAK; from the coding sequence ATGACAATGAAAAAAGGTACGCTGTTGATGGTAGTAGCAATGTTGGTACTTGCGATTCTGGTAACAGGGTGTGCTCCTAATACACCTGCTGCAGAGACCAAGGTACTTGTCGTGGGTCTTGACGATACCTTTGCGCCGATGGGCTTCAGAAATGAAAAGAATGAGATAGTTGGATTTGACGTTGACCTGGCACTGGAAGTTGCAGCGAGAAACGGCTGGGAGATCCAGTTCCAACCAATAGATTGGGCAATGAAGGAAACTGAGCTAAACGCAGGAAACATAGACATGATCTGGAATGGCTATACAATAACTGAAGAAAGGAAAGAAAAGGTAAACTTCTCCGACCCATATCTGGCTAATGCGCAAATCATAGTCACCATGGCTGGTTCTGACATCGAAACACTGGCAGATCTTGCCGGAAGAGCAGTAGCAACTCAGGCAGAATCAAGCTCACTGGATGCAGCCAGAGCCAAGGCAGGCTTTGTTGAAAGCCTGAAGGATGGAAAACTTATCGAGTACGCAACATTTAACGAGGTATTCAATGACCTTGAGTCTGGAAGAACTGAAGCAATAATTGTTGACGAGGTTTTAGCAAGATACTACATGAATAACAAGGGCGGAGACGCTTATAAAGTTCTTGAGGAGAACCTGGGGCCAGAGGAGTTCGGTGTAGGAGTAAGAAAGGACGATACAGAGCTTTTGGATGCTCTTAATGCTGCCTTGAATGAAATGAAGGAAGATGGAACCTACGATGAGATATATGGGAAGTGGTTCGCAAAATAA
- the ilvN gene encoding acetolactate synthase small subunit, producing the protein MNKDRHVLSITVENYAGTLSKVAGLFTRRGYNIDTLNVAETMDPNVSRITVTVTGDEEVLEQITKQLNKLINVIKITDLTCKKSILRELMFLRISSTNENRSEIIQLANVFKGKTVDIAPKSITVEVTGDEDKNNAFIELMKPFGILEIVRTGLTAIERG; encoded by the coding sequence ATGAATAAGGACAGACACGTTCTATCCATTACGGTTGAAAACTATGCTGGTACACTTAGCAAGGTGGCTGGACTCTTCACAAGAAGAGGCTACAATATTGATACCCTGAATGTTGCTGAGACGATGGACCCAAATGTTTCAAGGATAACTGTAACCGTTACAGGAGACGAGGAAGTACTGGAACAGATCACTAAACAGTTGAATAAGCTGATCAATGTTATCAAGATCACTGACCTGACATGTAAAAAGTCTATCCTGAGAGAGCTTATGTTCCTAAGAATATCTTCCACAAACGAAAACAGATCTGAGATAATCCAACTGGCAAATGTTTTCAAGGGAAAGACAGTAGATATAGCACCGAAAAGCATAACCGTTGAGGTCACAGGGGATGAGGATAAAAATAATGCATTCATTGAATTGATGAAGCCATTTGGAATCTTAGAGATTGTAAGAACAGGACTGACAGCAATTGAAAGAGGATGA
- a CDS encoding amino acid ABC transporter permease has translation MKVFEMLVPMTIEGLKVTLGVFAVTLVFSLPLAVLVALLRRSGNRAVSAVTGGYIYVMRGTPLLLQLMFIFFGFHFVPVIGYAFSRFQAIYIAFILNYTAYFAEIFRGGINAIDIGQYEAAKVLGMSKTFAFIKIILPQVVKNVLPAVGNEVITLVKDTSLVYILGASDILKAAKSVSNTYSTFTPYIIVALVYLAIIAVLTKLLSGVEKRYNYYR, from the coding sequence ATGAAGGTCTTTGAAATGCTTGTTCCAATGACAATTGAAGGACTAAAGGTCACACTGGGCGTTTTCGCCGTCACCTTAGTCTTTTCCCTTCCCCTTGCAGTATTGGTGGCCCTGTTGAGGCGTTCAGGCAACAGGGCTGTTTCTGCTGTTACGGGAGGTTATATATATGTTATGAGGGGCACTCCCCTTTTGCTTCAGCTGATGTTCATTTTCTTCGGATTTCACTTTGTGCCGGTAATCGGATATGCCTTCAGTAGATTCCAGGCGATTTATATCGCCTTTATTCTGAATTACACTGCATATTTCGCTGAGATATTCAGAGGTGGTATAAATGCGATCGATATTGGACAATACGAAGCGGCGAAAGTGCTGGGGATGAGCAAAACGTTCGCATTTATTAAGATAATATTGCCTCAGGTTGTAAAAAATGTGCTTCCTGCAGTTGGGAATGAGGTTATTACCCTTGTTAAGGACACGTCGCTGGTTTATATACTTGGGGCAAGCGACATTCTCAAGGCTGCAAAGTCGGTTTCAAACACCTACTCGACCTTTACGCCCTATATAATAGTAGCTTTGGTTTATCTGGCAATAATTGCAGTGTTGACCAAGCTGCTCTCCGGTGTTGAGAAGCGCTACAATTATTATAGATAG
- a CDS encoding amino acid ABC transporter ATP-binding protein, translating into MSVIVENISKAFGDVKVFENISFKVEPGEIVCIKGKSGEGKTTLLRCLNHLETVDEGRIIIDGLDLTNVKDSRLVGQKIGLVFQSYNLFPHLSVMENLALAPKYLKTGTDEEIINRGRELLKTLEILDKEDVYPYQLSGGQKQRVAIARACMLNPSVLCFDEPTSALDAETTKQISSVIRKLAATGMSILIVTHDEQFVDEIAERIIKMSNGKIEEIKK; encoded by the coding sequence ATGAGTGTTATAGTTGAAAACATAAGCAAGGCCTTCGGTGATGTGAAGGTATTTGAAAACATATCCTTTAAGGTTGAGCCAGGAGAGATAGTTTGTATCAAGGGTAAATCCGGAGAGGGGAAGACGACTCTTCTCAGGTGTCTCAATCATCTTGAGACAGTCGACGAAGGCAGGATAATTATCGATGGCTTGGATCTTACTAATGTAAAGGACAGCAGACTGGTGGGCCAAAAGATTGGTCTGGTATTCCAGAGCTACAACCTATTTCCTCACTTAAGTGTGATGGAAAACCTCGCTCTTGCACCAAAATACCTTAAGACCGGAACAGATGAGGAGATAATAAACAGAGGCAGGGAGCTTTTAAAGACTCTTGAGATTCTTGATAAGGAGGATGTGTATCCATATCAGCTTTCCGGAGGTCAAAAACAAAGAGTGGCTATCGCCAGAGCCTGTATGCTGAATCCTTCTGTGCTGTGCTTTGATGAACCTACCTCAGCCTTGGATGCTGAGACAACAAAGCAGATATCCAGTGTCATAAGAAAGCTGGCAGCAACCGGGATGTCGATCCTAATAGTGACTCACGACGAGCAGTTTGTTGATGAGATAGCAGAAAGGATCATTAAAATGTCAAACGGAAAAATTGAAGAGATAAAGAAATAA
- the ilvB gene encoding biosynthetic-type acetolactate synthase large subunit, with translation MKAAEAIIKCLQLEGVNTVYGYPGGAVLPLYEAMRKLDMKHVLVRQEQSAAHMASGYGRVNNKVGVCIATSGPGATNLLTGLATAHMDSIPLIAITGQVNSKKIGTDMFQEADVVGASESFTKHNYLVKNAKDLPRIIKEAFHIANTGRKGPVLIDIPKDIQDEEIEFIYPSEVDIRGYKPTISGHSKQITRIVEQINNARQPILCLGGGISSSGCNKELVEFVEKAKMPVVCTLMGVDGFPNGNPYFAGLLGSHGYPFVNKAMNKADLIIVIGARFADRSTAVISDKNASQYVIHIDIDPAEIGKNVKTHTPVVGDAGAILRQLNTYDYTSEISSWTGGIMLERKRYMEENLNREWDVQGANPCKLIKSISDKTGRKAVVTSDVGQNQIWTAHYFLADESRRYFTSGGLGTMGYSLPAAIGARMAADNDTTVTAVMGEGGFQMLMGELALVREHDLDIKVVIITNERLGMVRELQLNAYGNESYYGIDIGFNPDYMKLAEAYNIKGYLIEEDSQIDEVLEKAYETNEPCLIQCRVNPDFPTLAHWRWR, from the coding sequence CGAAGCGATAATCAAATGTCTGCAACTGGAGGGTGTAAATACGGTATATGGATATCCTGGAGGAGCGGTGCTTCCTCTATATGAAGCGATGAGAAAGCTTGATATGAAGCATGTATTGGTACGACAGGAGCAGTCAGCTGCCCATATGGCAAGTGGATATGGGCGTGTAAATAATAAAGTTGGAGTATGCATAGCAACCTCAGGCCCTGGTGCTACCAACCTGCTTACAGGGCTTGCTACAGCACACATGGATTCCATACCTCTTATAGCTATAACCGGGCAGGTCAATTCAAAGAAAATTGGGACCGATATGTTCCAGGAGGCAGATGTTGTAGGCGCTTCGGAGTCTTTTACCAAGCACAATTACCTTGTTAAGAATGCAAAGGATCTGCCGAGGATCATCAAGGAGGCTTTCCACATAGCAAATACCGGGAGAAAGGGTCCAGTGCTTATCGATATCCCTAAGGATATCCAGGATGAGGAAATAGAATTCATCTATCCTTCAGAGGTTGACATCAGAGGATATAAGCCGACTATATCAGGCCATTCCAAACAAATCACAAGGATTGTGGAACAGATAAATAATGCCCGTCAGCCAATATTGTGCCTTGGAGGAGGTATCAGCTCCTCTGGTTGCAACAAGGAGCTGGTTGAATTTGTAGAAAAAGCCAAGATGCCTGTAGTATGTACGCTTATGGGAGTTGACGGCTTCCCAAACGGCAATCCATATTTTGCAGGCTTACTGGGCTCACATGGATATCCGTTTGTAAACAAAGCTATGAATAAAGCTGATTTGATCATAGTTATCGGAGCGAGATTTGCGGACAGATCCACTGCAGTCATATCTGATAAGAATGCTTCACAGTATGTTATCCATATAGACATAGACCCTGCTGAAATAGGGAAAAATGTAAAGACTCATACACCAGTTGTTGGTGATGCGGGAGCAATTCTTCGGCAATTGAATACATATGACTATACTTCGGAAATATCCTCCTGGACAGGCGGGATAATGCTGGAGAGGAAGAGGTACATGGAGGAAAACCTTAATAGAGAATGGGATGTCCAGGGAGCAAACCCTTGTAAATTAATAAAATCAATTTCTGATAAAACAGGCAGGAAAGCTGTTGTAACTTCTGATGTAGGGCAGAATCAAATATGGACAGCTCATTATTTTCTTGCAGATGAGAGCAGGAGGTATTTTACATCGGGTGGATTGGGAACGATGGGGTATAGTCTTCCGGCTGCTATAGGTGCAAGAATGGCAGCAGATAATGATACCACAGTTACTGCTGTTATGGGAGAGGGAGGATTCCAGATGCTCATGGGTGAACTGGCTCTAGTCAGGGAGCATGATCTGGATATAAAGGTAGTGATCATAACGAATGAACGACTCGGTATGGTTCGTGAGCTTCAATTGAATGCCTATGGCAATGAAAGCTATTATGGGATCGATATTGGTTTTAATCCTGATTACATGAAGCTGGCAGAGGCTTATAACATCAAGGGGTATTTGATTGAGGAGGATTCTCAGATTGATGAAGTACTTGAGAAAGCATACGAAACAAATGAGCCGTGTTTAATTCAGTGCAGGGTAAATCCCGATTTCCCAACACTTGCACACTGGAGGTGGAGATAA
- a CDS encoding ATP-grasp domain-containing protein gives MNYVLISPNFPPNFKQFALRLRDEGITVLGIGSDSYDSLDQELKNSLTEYYKVDDMGNYDQMLKACAFLTFRYGKLDRIESHNEHWLLQDAKLRKDFNVFGLKPEDTDTVKSKSKMKDVFRSSGIAVARGRVIGNFEEGKDLAIEVGYPMVAKPDSGVGASQTYKIDDESQLKEFFKDKPDMDYIFEEYIEGKIVTFDGFTDAAGEIVQTSSMSYSAGLMETVNENLDSIFIVEKTIPKDLDEIGSNAIKAFGLKERFFHLEFFRLKDGSLMALEINARPPGGLCLDASNFASDSDIYKQYALTVAGKATEKIIERPYYSAFVGLKIHPVPPIHTMEDNRSALGAMVVYSAPNPPLFAPSMGEYAVILRHVDLDELRKGILFATER, from the coding sequence ATGAACTACGTTCTTATATCACCTAATTTCCCACCTAACTTCAAACAATTTGCCCTAAGACTCAGAGATGAAGGGATAACTGTTCTTGGGATCGGTTCAGACTCCTACGACTCATTGGATCAAGAGCTTAAGAACTCGCTGACAGAATACTATAAGGTAGATGACATGGGCAACTACGATCAGATGCTCAAGGCCTGTGCATTTCTGACATTTAGGTATGGAAAGCTCGATAGGATAGAATCACATAACGAACACTGGCTCCTTCAGGATGCCAAGCTGAGGAAGGATTTCAATGTTTTTGGATTAAAGCCTGAAGATACCGATACAGTTAAAAGCAAGTCAAAGATGAAGGATGTTTTTAGGTCATCCGGCATAGCAGTAGCGAGAGGCAGAGTCATAGGAAATTTTGAAGAAGGAAAAGACCTGGCGATCGAGGTTGGATATCCGATGGTTGCAAAGCCCGATTCAGGGGTAGGTGCTTCACAAACTTATAAAATTGACGATGAATCACAGCTTAAGGAATTTTTCAAGGATAAACCTGACATGGACTACATATTCGAAGAATATATCGAAGGAAAAATCGTTACCTTTGATGGGTTTACGGATGCTGCTGGTGAAATAGTACAAACATCATCGATGAGCTATTCAGCCGGACTGATGGAAACGGTCAACGAAAATCTTGACAGTATATTTATTGTCGAAAAGACTATACCCAAAGATCTGGATGAAATCGGCTCTAATGCTATAAAAGCCTTTGGTTTGAAGGAGCGATTCTTCCATCTGGAGTTTTTCAGGTTGAAGGACGGAAGTTTAATGGCCTTGGAGATCAATGCAAGACCACCTGGAGGTCTTTGTCTGGATGCCTCCAACTTCGCTTCTGATTCTGACATCTACAAACAATACGCCTTGACCGTCGCAGGAAAGGCCACTGAGAAAATAATAGAACGACCTTATTACAGTGCATTTGTCGGTTTGAAGATACACCCGGTCCCACCAATCCATACTATGGAGGATAATAGATCGGCCTTAGGCGCTATGGTCGTTTACAGCGCACCAAATCCTCCCCTGTTTGCTCCATCAATGGGAGAATATGCTGTGATATTAAGGCATGTTGATTTGGATGAGCTGAGGAAGGGAATCCTGTTTGCGACAGAACGATGA